CCTGAGCCTCGACCACAACCTGCCGCACCTGTCGTAGCACTTGCCGAAAGCTAAGATCACCGTCAACTTGGCTGCGGAGAACCAACGTATTAACGAAGAAACCAATTAGCTTCTCAATCTCAGGCTGATTGCGATTGGCGATCGGAGAACCCACCACCACATCTGTCTGCCCTGTATAGCGATAGAGCAGCACCTTGAAGGCAGTTAAGAGGGTGATAAATAAGGTACTGTTTTCTTCCCAGCTCAACGCTTTGAGTGCTTCAGTTAAGGATAGCGGCAGGACAAAACTCTGCTTACGACCTTGGTGGGTAATCGGGTGCGATCGCCCCCGTGTCGGCAACGGTAACCCAGGCAACGATCCCGCCAGCTTTTGCTTCCAGTAGGTCAGTTGAGCATCCCAAACACCGCTCTGGAGATACTGCCGTTGCCATACGGCGAAATCGGCATACTGAATGGGCAGATCCGGCAGGGGTGAGGGCTGTCCCTGACAAAATGCTGGATACAGCGCTGTCACGTCCTGCACTAAAACGCTCTTTGACCAGGCATCGCTGATGATGTGATGTAGGGTAAACAACAGCACATGTTCTTGCTCAGACAGCCGCAGTAGGATAGCTCGCCACAACGGGCTTTGCCCCAAATTAAATGGGCTGTTTGACTCTGCGATCGCCCGCTGCTGCACCACTGCATCCTGCTCCATTTGGGGTAGGTGGGATACATTCACTAGCTGTAACGGGGTTAGTGCAGGGTCTCCAATCACCTGCATCGGTTCGCCATCCATCACGGCAATATGAGTGCGCAACACCTCATGGCGATGCACCAGTTCATGCAGCGTTTGCTCTAGGGCAGATACCTGCAAGGTTCCCCTGAGCCGAATCGCCATCGGTACGTTGTAAAACGGGCTGTTGGGTTCTAACTGGTCTAGAAACCACAAACGTTGCTGAGCAAAGGACAGCGGAAAGTAACGGGTCGTCCGCGGCTGGGGTGTAATAGAACGAGCAGGACGATCTGCTTGTTGCTGCTGTAATTGCTGCAACAAACGCTCCAATTGCTCTGGGGAAAGATCGACAATGCGCTTTGCGAGGTCACTCATGGTAGTTCCGATCAAACATAAAGGGGAGGAGTGGGCGTGAGGTATGCTGAGCTATTGCATTACTCATGCATAGGGGCTAAGTCCAATTGGTTCAGTAGGTCGGCTAAGCCGCTTGGGTTGGCTTGCTCTACCAGGGCTTGACTGATGGCGATCGCCAGTTCTGCCACTGTGGGCGATTCAAAGAACTGATGCAGCAGCAATTCTACTAGAAACGATTGCCGCAGCCGCGACATAATTTGGGTTGCCAGTAGGGAATGCCCGCCTAGGTCAAAAAAGCGATCGTGAATGCTGACGCGCTCTAGCTGCAGCACCTCTGCCCAAATCTGAGCCAGCTTTTCCTCAATCGAGTTACGGGGCGCAACAAACTCAGTGGATGCTGCTGCAGGAATGGGTAAGGCTTGCCGGTTGATTTTGCCATTGGGCAAGAGGGGTAAGGCTTTTAGCACCAGGATGGCGGCAGGCACCATATAGTCTGGCAACCGCTGTTGCAACTGGCTGCGGAGGATAGCCCCATCGACCACCTGATCTGCCTGAGCGATCACATAGGCGACTAGACGCGGTAGCCCTGGCGCATCTTCCCGCAGAATCGCGATCGCAGACTGCACGGTTGAGTACTGCCGTAGGGCCGCTTCGATTTCGCCCAACTCCACCCGGTAGCCGCGAAGTTTGACCTGATGGTCGACGCGACCTAAAAACTCCAAACTGCCATCGGGACGGAATCGAGCGCGATCGCCCGTTCGGTATAGCCGACCGCCGGGCATCGTACTAAACGGGTGCGGCGGCGGTAAAGATTCTGACCAAAATGGGCCATTTGATCTGAAACGCTTATCTAGTAGGGCTTTGAACGTAAGACTGGAATGAGACTGGCTGTTTAAGTAGAGAACAAATTTACTGACGTGATTGGG
This genomic interval from Candidatus Obscuribacterales bacterium contains the following:
- a CDS encoding phosphopantetheine-binding protein, whose amino-acid sequence is PNHVSKFVLYLNSQSHSSLTFKALLDKRFRSNGPFWSESLPPPHPFSTMPGGRLYRTGDRARFRPDGSLEFLGRVDHQVKLRGYRVELGEIEAALRQYSTVQSAIAILREDAPGLPRLVAYVIAQADQVVDGAILRSQLQQRLPDYMVPAAILVLKALPLLPNGKINRQALPIPAAASTEFVAPRNSIEEKLAQIWAEVLQLERVSIHDRFFDLGGHSLLATQIMSRLRQSFLVELLLHQFFESPTVAELAIAISQALVEQANPSGLADLLNQLDLAPMHE